A window from Thermoanaerobaculales bacterium encodes these proteins:
- a CDS encoding NTP transferase domain-containing protein, translating to MAFAGLILAGGEGRRFGQPKALARLPDGRTFLEACCGTLTAAGARPVAATLPPRHSGHEVPGLLQIPLPGPGLDMLGSVRWGLRQLASIPSWSAVVVLPVDHPLVGAAAIAELVAVDAAAAVPSYQGKHGHPVVLAREVAVRVVRDERAGATLRDLLRTVEAVDVAVDDPGVVANCNTPEALRGWLERFG from the coding sequence GTGGCGTTCGCCGGGCTGATCCTGGCGGGAGGGGAGGGCCGCCGCTTCGGCCAGCCAAAGGCCCTCGCGCGGCTGCCGGACGGCCGCACCTTTCTCGAGGCGTGCTGCGGGACGTTGACTGCCGCGGGCGCCCGGCCGGTGGCGGCGACGCTGCCGCCCCGGCACTCCGGACACGAGGTGCCGGGCTTGCTGCAGATCCCGCTGCCCGGCCCGGGCCTCGACATGCTCGGCTCGGTGCGCTGGGGGCTGCGGCAGCTCGCCTCGATCCCGTCGTGGAGCGCCGTGGTCGTGCTGCCGGTCGATCACCCGCTGGTCGGCGCCGCTGCGATCGCCGAGCTCGTGGCGGTGGATGCGGCGGCGGCCGTGCCCAGCTACCAGGGCAAGCACGGCCACCCGGTCGTCCTCGCCCGCGAGGTCGCGGTCAGGGTCGTGCGCGACGAACGCGCGGGCGCCACGCTGCGCGATCTGCTGCGCACGGTCGAGGCGGTCGACGTGGCCGTCGACGATCCGGGGGTGGTCGCCAACTGCAACACCCCGGAGGCGCTGCGCGGCTGGCTCGAGCGGTTCGGGTGA
- a CDS encoding (2Fe-2S)-binding protein, with the protein MSDHDREQDRPQGVTRRGFLGTVSAGAVVAATGLPVAQPAAVDQPQHSGGMVPVALRVNGRLHRLLVEPRWSLLYVLREQLGLTGTKVGCERGECGACTVLIDGVARYACMTLAVEAEGSEVTTLEGLMDGEQLGVTQQAFVEEDAFQCGYCTPGQIMAAEGLLRANPSPGLDEIRHGMAGNLCRCAAYVHIFKAVGRAAELKKGGGR; encoded by the coding sequence ATGAGTGATCACGACCGCGAGCAGGACCGGCCCCAGGGAGTGACCAGGCGGGGCTTCCTGGGCACGGTGAGCGCCGGGGCGGTGGTCGCCGCCACCGGGCTGCCGGTCGCGCAGCCGGCCGCCGTCGACCAGCCGCAGCACAGCGGCGGCATGGTGCCGGTGGCGCTGCGCGTCAACGGCCGGCTCCACCGGCTCCTGGTCGAGCCGCGCTGGAGCCTGCTCTATGTGCTGCGCGAGCAGCTCGGCCTGACCGGCACCAAGGTCGGCTGCGAGCGCGGTGAGTGCGGCGCGTGCACGGTGCTGATCGACGGCGTGGCCCGCTACGCCTGCATGACGCTGGCGGTAGAGGCCGAAGGATCGGAGGTCACCACCCTCGAGGGGCTGATGGACGGCGAGCAACTCGGCGTCACCCAGCAGGCGTTCGTCGAGGAGGACGCCTTCCAGTGCGGCTACTGCACGCCCGGCCAGATCATGGCCGCCGAGGGGCTGCTGCGCGCCAACCCGAGCCCCGGCCTCGACGAGATCCGCCACGGCATGGCCGGCAACCTGTGCCGCTGCGCCGCCTACGTCCACATCTTCAAGGCGGTGGGGCGCGCCGCCGAGCTCAAGAAGGGAGGCGGCCGATGA
- a CDS encoding TonB family protein, whose translation MERNRSLFSRALGVSLALHLLLLFVVVPGAKKVWPVSLSAAPIFQTAPPEQAERPLEFEFVDLPGAREEPPVSDRVPLSDLDRRAHGGEGEPAASPGSDGNTPQLVQSVGGDWLGQGAPPQQTGPSTRQVPPPERPPREPVERRPAEPADDATQRERETMEEGAGETEQPQPRAEEPRIVLPPSGSWALPPGVGGLPESPDREGGRVDEGGLSFDTQWYDWGPYAAKMLRAIRRNWQIPEIARLGVSGVVRIRFFIERNGEVTGLTITDESGKPPMDFAARDAIADSSPFDPLPADLAGVDREGVTITFFYNTSPPRR comes from the coding sequence GTGGAGAGGAACCGCTCGCTGTTCAGCCGCGCGCTCGGCGTCTCGCTGGCGCTGCACCTGCTGCTGCTGTTCGTGGTCGTCCCGGGCGCGAAGAAGGTGTGGCCGGTGAGCCTCTCGGCAGCCCCGATCTTCCAGACCGCGCCGCCCGAGCAGGCCGAGCGCCCGCTCGAGTTCGAGTTCGTCGACCTGCCGGGCGCCCGCGAGGAGCCTCCGGTCAGTGACCGCGTGCCGCTGTCCGACCTCGACCGGCGCGCCCACGGCGGCGAGGGCGAGCCGGCCGCCAGCCCGGGCTCGGACGGGAACACCCCGCAGCTCGTGCAGTCGGTCGGCGGTGACTGGCTCGGCCAGGGCGCGCCGCCGCAGCAGACGGGCCCGTCGACCCGGCAGGTGCCACCGCCGGAGCGCCCCCCCCGGGAGCCGGTCGAGAGGCGACCTGCCGAGCCGGCGGACGATGCGACCCAGCGGGAGCGGGAGACGATGGAAGAGGGCGCCGGCGAGACGGAGCAGCCGCAGCCGCGGGCGGAGGAGCCGAGGATCGTGCTCCCGCCGTCGGGTAGCTGGGCGCTGCCGCCCGGCGTCGGGGGGCTGCCGGAGAGCCCGGACCGGGAGGGCGGCCGGGTCGACGAGGGCGGGCTGTCCTTCGACACCCAGTGGTACGACTGGGGGCCGTACGCGGCCAAGATGCTGCGTGCGATCCGGCGCAACTGGCAGATCCCGGAGATCGCGCGGCTCGGTGTCAGCGGCGTCGTCCGGATCCGCTTCTTCATCGAGCGCAACGGCGAGGTGACCGGCCTGACCATCACCGACGAGTCGGGGAAGCCGCCGATGGACTTCGCGGCGCGCGACGCGATCGCCGACTCGTCGCCCTTCGATCCGTTGCCGGCCGACCTCGCCGGCGTGGACCGGGAGGGCGTCACCATCACTTTCTTCTACAACACCAGCCCTCCGCGGCGATGA
- a CDS encoding biopolymer transporter ExbD, with product MRLTPFQGRRRAEVQMAPLIDCVFLLLIFYAVTTQFVSDERLKLKLPEAKTAESPGAGAADRPPVVVVAADGTVWIDDKLVAEDELEAKIRDMVGTAPEQAIILRGDRDADYGVVVHVLDIARSVGAKMIQMSAERPPE from the coding sequence ATGAGGCTCACCCCGTTCCAGGGCAGGCGCCGCGCCGAGGTGCAGATGGCGCCGCTGATCGACTGCGTCTTCCTGCTGCTGATCTTCTACGCCGTGACCACCCAGTTCGTCTCCGACGAGCGCCTGAAGCTCAAGCTCCCCGAGGCCAAGACCGCCGAGTCTCCGGGGGCCGGCGCCGCGGACCGGCCGCCGGTGGTCGTGGTCGCCGCCGACGGCACGGTCTGGATCGACGACAAGCTGGTCGCCGAAGACGAGCTGGAAGCGAAGATCCGGGACATGGTCGGCACGGCGCCGGAGCAGGCGATCATCCTGCGGGGCGACCGCGACGCCGACTACGGGGTGGTCGTGCACGTGCTCGACATCGCCCGCTCGGTCGGTGCCAAGATGATCCAGATGTCGGCCGAGCGCCCCCCCGAGTAG
- a CDS encoding histidine kinase dimerization/phosphoacceptor domain -containing protein has product MKRQVRARALIAIMLAVAVATAVIGFSVMYHAAVDVERQRLAVSAGREARWLESMVRFEREEHLGDRQEAEREALTLFLDAHRRFQLHGATQETVLARREGDQIAFLMRHGRGSMQADDRLPFDGVLAQPMFRALQGLSGTMIGLDHDGVRVVAAYEPVEALDLGIVTKVDMAEVRAPFIRAGLLAAGVLVGLLAAGVWLSVSIMRPTIRELEEHARDLERLVEALGASEERYRAIVHQQTEFVARFLPDGTLTFVNDALCRYSGRERPELLGRSLWDFMSDEMRRKSAAHLETLTSDHPAGKNEITWTAADGRTRWVSFVNHALFDDQARLIEYQSVGRDVTDRHEHEAKLERALAQREILLKEIHHRVKNNMAVISSLLSLHERDIEDPMAREVFRAMRGRIRTMSLVHEQLYRSGDFERVDLGRYIDQVVRTLVQSQDDASGRITVRREISEVTLDLERAIPCGLILTELLSNALKHAFPTGRSGTVLVSLREGASGEVELAVEDDGVGTAAAERGGFGLHMVELLTHQLGGTVELDVAAGRRVVVRFPARFA; this is encoded by the coding sequence ATGAAGCGTCAGGTTCGTGCGCGCGCACTGATTGCGATCATGTTGGCGGTGGCGGTCGCGACCGCGGTCATCGGCTTCTCCGTCATGTACCACGCGGCGGTGGACGTCGAGCGCCAGCGTCTCGCTGTGAGTGCCGGGAGAGAGGCGCGCTGGCTCGAGTCCATGGTGCGTTTCGAGCGCGAAGAGCACCTGGGGGATCGGCAGGAGGCCGAGCGCGAGGCCCTCACCCTGTTCCTCGACGCCCACCGTCGATTCCAGCTCCACGGTGCAACCCAGGAGACCGTGCTGGCCCGACGCGAAGGGGACCAGATCGCGTTCCTGATGCGGCATGGAAGGGGATCGATGCAGGCGGACGACCGGCTGCCGTTCGACGGCGTCCTCGCGCAGCCGATGTTCCGCGCCCTCCAGGGCCTGTCCGGGACCATGATCGGGCTCGACCACGACGGCGTCCGGGTGGTGGCCGCCTACGAGCCGGTCGAGGCTCTCGATCTGGGCATCGTGACCAAGGTCGACATGGCCGAGGTGCGGGCGCCGTTCATCCGGGCGGGGCTGCTGGCGGCGGGCGTCCTGGTCGGGTTGTTGGCGGCGGGTGTCTGGCTTTCGGTGTCGATCATGAGGCCCACGATCCGCGAGCTCGAGGAGCACGCGCGCGATCTCGAGCGGCTGGTCGAAGCGCTCGGGGCGAGCGAGGAGCGGTACCGGGCGATCGTGCATCAGCAGACCGAGTTCGTCGCGCGCTTCCTGCCCGACGGAACGCTGACGTTCGTCAACGATGCGCTCTGCCGCTACTCAGGCCGGGAGCGCCCAGAGCTGCTCGGCCGCAGCCTCTGGGACTTCATGTCCGACGAGATGCGCCGCAAGTCGGCGGCCCATCTGGAGACTCTCACCAGCGACCACCCGGCCGGCAAGAACGAGATCACCTGGACCGCCGCGGATGGCAGGACCCGCTGGGTCAGCTTCGTGAACCACGCGCTGTTCGACGACCAGGCCCGGCTGATCGAGTACCAGTCGGTCGGGCGCGACGTCACCGACCGGCACGAGCACGAGGCGAAGCTCGAGCGGGCGCTGGCCCAGCGGGAGATCCTGCTCAAGGAGATCCACCACCGGGTGAAGAACAACATGGCGGTGATCTCGAGCCTGCTCAGCCTGCACGAGCGCGACATCGAGGACCCGATGGCGCGCGAGGTGTTCCGGGCGATGCGCGGGCGCATCAGGACGATGTCGCTGGTCCACGAGCAGCTCTACAGGTCTGGAGACTTCGAGCGCGTCGATCTCGGCAGGTACATCGATCAGGTGGTCCGGACGCTGGTCCAGTCGCAGGATGACGCATCGGGAAGGATCACCGTCCGCCGCGAGATCTCGGAGGTGACCCTCGACCTGGAGCGGGCGATCCCGTGCGGCCTGATCCTGACCGAGCTGCTGAGCAATGCGCTCAAGCACGCCTTCCCGACGGGACGAAGCGGCACCGTTCTCGTCAGCCTCCGGGAAGGGGCCTCCGGCGAGGTCGAGCTCGCCGTCGAGGATGACGGCGTTGGGACGGCAGCCGCCGAACGGGGCGGCTTCGGCCTCCACATGGTCGAGCTGCTGACCCATCAGCTCGGCGGTACCGTCGAGCTCGATGTCGCCGCGGGGCGGCGGGTCGTGGTCCGCTTCCCCGCACGCTTCGCGTGA
- a CDS encoding YceI family protein has translation MKRTALATLALLVGLAGVASAADTWTIDKAHSEVNFKIKHLMSKVTGRFTDFDATITSDFDNLGASGVTFTIQAASIDTSNADRDKHLRSSDFFDVEKFPTITFVSSGISKTGDDSFAVTGTLTMRGVSKQITVPVTFLGAGQDPWGNTKAGFEIATELARQDFGIVWNKALETGGFLLGNDVDIEINLEVAKK, from the coding sequence ATGAAGCGGACTGCTCTTGCCACACTGGCGCTGCTCGTCGGGCTCGCGGGGGTCGCGAGCGCCGCCGACACCTGGACGATCGACAAGGCCCACTCCGAGGTGAACTTCAAGATCAAGCACCTGATGTCGAAGGTCACCGGGCGCTTCACCGACTTCGACGCCACCATCACCAGCGACTTCGACAACCTCGGCGCCTCGGGTGTGACCTTCACCATCCAGGCGGCGAGCATCGACACCAGCAATGCCGACCGCGACAAGCACCTGCGTTCGTCCGACTTCTTCGACGTCGAGAAGTTCCCGACGATCACCTTCGTGAGCTCCGGGATCTCGAAGACCGGCGACGACAGCTTCGCGGTGACCGGCACCCTGACCATGCGCGGCGTGTCCAAGCAGATCACCGTGCCGGTGACCTTCCTCGGCGCGGGCCAGGACCCGTGGGGTAACACCAAGGCCGGCTTCGAGATCGCGACCGAGCTCGCGCGCCAGGACTTCGGCATCGTCTGGAACAAGGCCCTCGAGACCGGCGGCTTTCTGCTCGGCAACGACGTGGACATCGAGATCAACCTCGAGGTGGCCAAGAAGTAG
- a CDS encoding MotA/TolQ/ExbB proton channel family protein, translating into MVDILISGGPVMIPLGVVSLVALAIIIERLWVLRRKNYLRDETVSTLQHYLVSRQYKAATDYCMMNPGPFTHLVAALVANRFAPYDELKEILEDTGRRELMGLQRGLGALATIVGGAPLLGLLGTVLGMIQIFGVVATSGSGLAEGLAAGIAQALITTAAGLIIAIPALFVHSFLEARAVGILSEVEAKIVEFLHLVRQRDEARAGAEAAS; encoded by the coding sequence GTGGTTGACATCCTGATTTCCGGCGGGCCGGTCATGATCCCGCTCGGCGTGGTGTCGCTGGTGGCGCTGGCGATCATCATCGAGCGGCTGTGGGTCCTGAGGCGGAAGAACTACCTGCGCGACGAGACCGTGTCCACGCTCCAGCACTACCTGGTGAGCCGGCAGTACAAGGCGGCGACCGACTACTGCATGATGAACCCCGGCCCGTTCACCCACCTGGTGGCGGCGCTGGTCGCGAACCGCTTCGCTCCCTACGACGAGCTCAAGGAGATCCTGGAGGACACCGGCCGCCGCGAGCTGATGGGCCTCCAGCGCGGCCTCGGGGCGCTGGCGACGATCGTCGGGGGCGCTCCGCTGCTGGGACTGCTCGGGACGGTGCTCGGCATGATCCAGATCTTCGGGGTGGTGGCGACCTCGGGCTCGGGCCTCGCCGAAGGGCTCGCGGCCGGCATCGCCCAGGCGCTGATCACCACCGCGGCCGGGCTGATCATCGCCATCCCGGCGCTGTTCGTACACTCCTTCCTGGAGGCGCGGGCGGTCGGGATCCTCTCCGAGGTGGAGGCCAAGATCGTCGAGTTCCTGCACCTGGTCCGGCAGCGGGACGAGGCCCGCGCGGGCGCCGAGGCGGCATCATGA
- a CDS encoding DUF364 domain-containing protein, whose translation MPADSSTALPVIDAILAEAAAAPWAGDAATLEVRVGPFWTVVRTSAGTGLASTMADAGEHQGPPIRHAGSLHGRAPVELARLLRSASPPEAAVGLAAVNALLAPLAAGAVDGNARELLCERAEGRLLAVIGHFPFTERLRAVCRELWVFERAGRMQPGDLEESSMDELLPHAEVVAVTGSAVVNHTVEAIVGRMRRDAFAVMLGPSTPLASCLFEHGFDVLCGTVVEDAPAVARAASEGAVTDQIPGVRRVCLWRSPG comes from the coding sequence ATGCCCGCCGACTCCTCGACCGCGCTGCCGGTGATCGACGCGATCCTCGCCGAGGCGGCCGCGGCGCCCTGGGCCGGCGATGCCGCGACCCTCGAGGTGCGGGTGGGCCCGTTCTGGACGGTCGTCCGGACCTCGGCGGGCACCGGCCTCGCATCGACGATGGCGGACGCCGGCGAGCACCAGGGCCCGCCGATCCGGCACGCCGGCTCGCTCCACGGTCGCGCGCCAGTCGAACTCGCCCGGCTGCTGCGGTCGGCGTCCCCTCCGGAGGCCGCGGTCGGCCTGGCCGCGGTCAACGCCCTGCTCGCGCCGCTCGCCGCAGGCGCCGTGGACGGCAATGCCAGGGAGCTGCTGTGCGAGCGGGCCGAGGGGCGGCTGCTCGCGGTGATCGGGCACTTCCCCTTCACCGAGCGGCTGCGGGCCGTCTGCCGGGAGCTGTGGGTGTTCGAGCGCGCGGGGCGAATGCAGCCAGGCGACCTCGAGGAGTCGAGCATGGACGAGCTGCTGCCCCACGCCGAGGTGGTGGCGGTGACCGGGAGCGCGGTGGTCAACCACACGGTGGAGGCGATCGTCGGCCGGATGCGCCGCGATGCGTTCGCCGTCATGCTGGGGCCGAGCACGCCGCTCGCCTCCTGCCTCTTCGAGCACGGCTTCGACGTGCTCTGCGGCACCGTGGTGGAGGACGCTCCGGCGGTCGCGCGCGCGGCCTCCGAGGGCGCGGTCACCGACCAGATCCCGGGCGTGCGAAGGGTCTGCCTGTGGCGTTCGCCGGGCTGA
- a CDS encoding MG2 domain-containing protein, translating to MSPLGKDCAQRPGGHRSAAAPRLVTKADGAAAAAHRRRAPRRPPAALLLVLLALAIVPGTAAARDPITIVLSTDQPIYAPGGAVAVTALASYADGSPVTSVRSTRVELKDAGGHLVQRGALTDQGGGSFTWSTAIPPNGSPGQWRVKARIVDAANRRGEEEVPVLVAAGPPGCLDADGDDHQDAACGGDDCDDSDPTIHPGALEACGDGIDQDCNGVDLPCGAPHSALTWNGPGTCLQCHTNEAHEVHASVMYQWEGAAQQMDHGPAVQGKISGAINSYCVNILGNWNACGSCHVGLGLPPEPEASPQQLENIDCMLCHQQEYRRKRVGGVFVPDDAAMTITMDEAVRTVHRPQRSNCLQCHAKAGGGDAVKRGDITLAHAATTDRSFDVHMATTGANLRCQQCHTFTEHRVAGRGSDLRATDSPISLECANCHAARASGGHESSYVDRHTARVACQTCHIPLYAKDASDTPATEATEVYRTWLDTHATQPPFHPAAEKLNDLVPEYRFWNRRNRNYLLGDLATIDPETNRYPTSRPLGSVDDDQSKLYAFKFKTAHQPVTLGPEPTLIALDTAVFFATADAAAATEAGLVNMGLPAGTPYAWIETDTFQMLNHEVSPSEQALQCADCHGSNARMDLQGALGYAPKDELSVLCVQCHGWKSPKGFVENHDKHVKDKRRDCSWCHGFSRPERGLQLPPA from the coding sequence ATGAGCCCACTGGGGAAGGACTGTGCGCAGCGGCCGGGAGGCCACCGTTCCGCAGCCGCGCCGCGCCTGGTGACCAAGGCGGACGGCGCAGCAGCCGCGGCGCATCGTCGGCGGGCCCCTCGGCGGCCACCGGCGGCGCTCCTGCTCGTCCTGCTGGCGCTCGCGATCGTCCCCGGGACGGCCGCGGCCCGTGACCCGATCACCATCGTCCTCTCGACCGACCAGCCGATCTACGCGCCGGGCGGCGCCGTCGCCGTCACCGCCCTCGCCTCCTACGCCGACGGCTCGCCGGTGACCAGCGTGCGCTCGACCCGCGTCGAGCTGAAGGACGCGGGCGGCCACCTCGTGCAGCGCGGCGCCCTCACCGATCAGGGTGGCGGGTCGTTCACCTGGAGCACGGCCATCCCTCCCAATGGGTCCCCCGGCCAGTGGCGGGTCAAGGCCAGGATCGTCGACGCCGCCAACCGGCGCGGCGAGGAGGAGGTGCCGGTGCTGGTGGCGGCCGGCCCGCCCGGCTGCCTCGACGCCGACGGCGACGACCACCAGGACGCTGCGTGCGGCGGCGACGACTGCGACGACTCGGATCCGACGATCCACCCGGGCGCCCTCGAGGCCTGCGGCGACGGCATCGACCAGGACTGCAACGGTGTCGACCTGCCGTGCGGCGCACCGCACAGCGCCCTGACCTGGAACGGGCCCGGAACCTGCCTGCAGTGCCACACCAACGAGGCCCACGAGGTCCATGCCTCGGTGATGTACCAGTGGGAGGGGGCGGCGCAGCAGATGGACCACGGCCCCGCGGTCCAGGGCAAGATCTCGGGCGCCATCAACAGCTACTGCGTCAACATCCTCGGCAACTGGAACGCCTGCGGCAGCTGCCACGTCGGGCTGGGCCTGCCCCCCGAGCCGGAGGCCTCCCCGCAGCAGCTCGAGAACATCGACTGCATGCTCTGCCACCAGCAGGAGTACCGCCGCAAGCGGGTCGGCGGGGTCTTCGTGCCCGATGATGCGGCCATGACGATCACCATGGACGAGGCGGTTCGCACCGTCCACCGGCCCCAGCGGAGCAACTGCCTGCAGTGCCACGCCAAGGCCGGCGGCGGCGACGCCGTCAAGCGGGGCGACATCACCCTTGCCCACGCTGCCACGACCGACCGGTCCTTCGACGTCCACATGGCGACCACCGGCGCCAACCTGCGATGCCAGCAGTGCCACACCTTCACCGAGCATCGGGTGGCCGGCAGGGGCTCGGACCTCCGAGCGACCGACTCACCGATCTCGCTCGAGTGCGCCAACTGCCACGCCGCGAGGGCCAGCGGCGGGCATGAGAGCTCCTACGTCGATCGCCACACCGCGCGGGTCGCCTGCCAGACCTGCCACATCCCGCTCTACGCCAAGGATGCCAGCGACACGCCGGCGACGGAGGCCACCGAGGTCTACCGCACCTGGCTCGACACGCACGCCACGCAGCCGCCGTTCCATCCCGCGGCGGAGAAGCTCAATGACCTGGTCCCGGAGTACCGCTTCTGGAACCGGCGCAACCGAAACTACCTGCTCGGCGACCTCGCGACGATCGATCCTGAGACCAACCGCTACCCGACCTCACGGCCGCTCGGGTCGGTCGACGACGATCAGAGCAAGCTCTACGCCTTCAAGTTCAAGACGGCCCACCAGCCGGTGACGCTCGGGCCCGAGCCGACGCTCATCGCCCTCGACACCGCGGTCTTCTTCGCCACCGCCGACGCCGCGGCCGCCACCGAGGCCGGACTGGTCAACATGGGTCTGCCCGCGGGAACCCCATACGCCTGGATCGAGACCGACACGTTCCAGATGCTCAACCACGAGGTCAGCCCGTCGGAGCAGGCGCTGCAGTGCGCCGACTGCCACGGCTCGAACGCCCGCATGGACCTTCAGGGGGCGCTCGGCTACGCGCCCAAGGACGAGCTGTCGGTGCTCTGCGTTCAGTGTCATGGGTGGAAGAGCCCGAAGGGCTTCGTCGAGAACCACGACAAGCACGTCAAGGACAAGCGCCGGGACTGCAGCTGGTGCCACGGCTTCAGCCGGCCGGAGCGCGGGCTCCAGCTGCCGCCGGCCTGA